Proteins from a single region of Streptomyces sp. NL15-2K:
- a CDS encoding terminal protein Tpg-like protein — translation MRWITQDLPGEVARELFAARDAGAGEQRQTVILARALGHAYFREGGRRAHGLHVAFSDVEFADFSIG, via the coding sequence GTGCGATGGATCACCCAGGACCTGCCGGGAGAGGTGGCCCGGGAGCTGTTCGCCGCTCGGGATGCCGGCGCGGGCGAGCAGCGGCAGACGGTGATACTCGCCCGTGCGCTGGGGCACGCCTACTTTCGCGAAGGGGGCCGCCGGGCCCACGGTCTGCACGTAGCTTTCAGCGACGTCGAGTTCGCCGACTTCTCGATCGGCTGA
- a CDS encoding transposase → MLRLFRRPMQLSRHPLSLRPRSGEQVPSLTVQTARASNPGGTTAMWVRDRLDGLRCDEDFADWYPRDGRPDLSPTQLATVCVLQFLLDLSDRQAAEAVRCRIDSTYALAMELDDPGFHHSVLADFRERLTQGDGADGLFDLALAPATPGVWRGGSRTPGSYVNAHVPGPNRVHNLPRKRPERGLPAASTPRPASTRPHRSAKARPEGRYVVRSKAEGTVNEFAHGHGRRVQMTWQNWLRTAGCWPCRLAAWRDGRGTDRAGIGARVAHPPRSFEHRGTPAIFASGAPGFHPEGRRRAGGVAAHCAAVGDEEARSASSAGSDAGPGDRGSGPGPMAAPNTGPSACTGRS, encoded by the coding sequence ATGCTCAGGCTGTTCCGAAGGCCAATGCAGTTGTCGAGGCACCCGTTGTCCCTCCGCCCCCGTTCCGGTGAGCAAGTCCCGTCTTTGACCGTGCAGACCGCGCGGGCGAGCAACCCGGGCGGCACGACGGCGATGTGGGTCAGGGACCGGCTGGACGGGCTGCGGTGCGATGAGGACTTCGCCGACTGGTACCCGCGCGACGGGCGCCCGGACCTCTCCCCCACCCAACTGGCCACCGTCTGCGTCCTGCAGTTCCTGCTCGACCTGTCGGACCGGCAGGCCGCCGAGGCGGTCCGCTGCCGCATCGACTCCACATACGCCCTGGCCATGGAGCTGGATGATCCCGGCTTCCACCACAGCGTGCTGGCCGACTTCCGTGAGCGCCTCACCCAGGGCGATGGTGCCGACGGCCTGTTCGATCTCGCGCTGGCCCCGGCTACGCCCGGTGTGTGGCGAGGCGGCTCAAGGACGCCGGGCTCGTACGTGAACGCGCACGTGCCCGGTCCGAACCGGGTGCACAACCTCCCGCGAAAGCGCCCGGAACGTGGGCTTCCCGCCGCGAGCACTCCGCGACCTGCAAGTACGCGTCCGCACCGATCAGCAAAGGCCCGGCCGGAAGGCCGCTACGTGGTCCGCTCCAAAGCAGAGGGCACCGTCAACGAGTTCGCCCATGGACACGGCAGGCGGGTGCAGATGACCTGGCAGAACTGGCTACGGACTGCGGGGTGCTGGCCCTGCCGGCTGGCCGCTTGGAGAGACGGACGTGGGACAGATCGAGCAGGGATTGGAGCGCGCGTTGCGCACCCGCCCCGTTCCTTCGAGCACCGAGGCACGCCTGCGATTTTTGCTAGCGGCGCACCCGGGTTCCACCCGGAGGGTCGCCGCCGTGCTGGGGGTGTCGCAGCGCACTGTGCAGCGGTGGGTGACGAAGAAGCCAGGAGCGCGTCGTCCGCCGGGTCCGATGCAGGTCCGGGCGATCGAGGAAGCGGTCCTGGCCCGATGGCAGCCCCGAATACGGGCCCGTCGGCGTGCACAGGCCGAAGCTAA
- a CDS encoding alpha/beta hydrolase domain-containing protein, producing MHEGNPLGLGKSQSAFRLTTYADAVQPLVNVYDAATALDPPLPGWAVQRTPSARDTPRKPRRQGDGGAAGATPVLSRRPGSPLTHLRQRTATPAQAA from the coding sequence ATCCACGAAGGCAACCCTCTGGGTCTGGGCAAATCCCAGTCGGCCTTCCGGCTCACCACGTATGCAGACGCCGTCCAGCCTCTCGTCAACGTCTACGACGCGGCCACCGCCCTTGACCCGCCTCTTCCTGGTTGGGCTGTCCAGCGCACTCCTTCCGCGCGCGACACGCCACGGAAACCGCGTCGGCAGGGTGATGGCGGCGCTGCTGGTGCAACGCCCGTGCTGAGCCGAAGACCAGGTTCGCCGCTGACTCACCTACGTCAACGGACCGCAACCCCGGCCCAGGCTGCGTGA
- a CDS encoding XRE family transcriptional regulator, giving the protein MSHAQAEDLEELAARTIAEHRRNRGLSLTTVATASGVSPAHLSRIERGERVPSLGVLLQLTQAYNVTLGELVGEHQPGSLTVRHSVARPHPPAAGVAYRPLLTQADPGIVQIVLVDIALGTKTPPSSHPGTECIFMLEGAVELSIGTKRWTLSAGDTIDFDSADEHVLRSVSGAARAMLVIISPVAAADAPTDR; this is encoded by the coding sequence ATGTCGCACGCGCAGGCGGAGGATCTGGAGGAGCTCGCCGCCCGGACGATCGCGGAGCACCGCCGGAACCGCGGCCTAAGCCTGACCACTGTCGCCACGGCGAGTGGTGTGTCTCCCGCGCACCTGTCGCGTATCGAGCGAGGGGAACGCGTTCCCTCGCTCGGTGTCCTCCTCCAACTGACGCAGGCGTACAACGTGACACTGGGCGAACTCGTGGGTGAGCACCAGCCCGGTTCCCTCACCGTGCGGCACAGCGTCGCCCGCCCGCACCCACCCGCCGCGGGAGTCGCCTACCGGCCGCTGCTCACCCAGGCCGACCCAGGCATCGTCCAGATCGTCCTGGTGGACATTGCCCTTGGGACGAAGACGCCCCCTTCATCACACCCCGGCACCGAGTGCATCTTCATGCTGGAAGGAGCCGTCGAGCTCAGCATCGGCACGAAACGGTGGACGCTGAGCGCCGGCGACACCATCGACTTCGACTCCGCCGACGAGCACGTCCTGCGCAGCGTCTCCGGCGCCGCCCGGGCGATGCTCGTGATCATCTCGCCGGTCGCCGCAGCCGACGCTCCTACTGATCGATGA
- a CDS encoding MOSC domain-containing protein, producing MDTTTCDEVADEPWRGEVLSIYVAEYAGVEMHALPAARLVAGVGVADDRYALGHGHYSYMWHPDRQLTLISQEVIDEVSRAIGEPVDGMELRRNIVTRGVPLNSLVGRCFAIGETIVYGGRLNVPCRYLERLIDKKVFEPLLGRSGLNCRILRGGTVRPGDVVRPLRPGEDSTIEAPATEPVEIDGASE from the coding sequence ATGGATACGACGACATGTGACGAGGTGGCCGACGAGCCGTGGCGCGGCGAAGTCCTGTCCATCTACGTTGCCGAGTACGCCGGAGTGGAGATGCACGCGCTGCCGGCGGCGCGTCTGGTGGCGGGCGTGGGCGTGGCCGACGACAGATACGCGCTCGGTCACGGTCACTACTCGTATATGTGGCACCCGGACCGTCAGCTCACGCTCATCTCGCAGGAGGTGATCGACGAGGTCTCGCGGGCCATCGGTGAGCCGGTGGACGGGATGGAGCTGCGTCGCAACATCGTGACCCGTGGCGTCCCCCTCAACTCGCTGGTCGGGAGGTGCTTCGCAATCGGCGAGACGATCGTCTACGGAGGCCGGCTCAACGTGCCCTGCCGATATCTCGAGCGTCTGATCGACAAGAAGGTGTTTGAGCCGCTTCTCGGCCGGTCAGGGCTCAACTGCCGGATTCTGCGCGGAGGTACCGTTCGTCCTGGGGACGTCGTGCGACCGCTTCGCCCAGGAGAGGACTCCACGATCGAGGCGCCCGCCACCGAGCCAGTAGAGATCGACGGGGCTTCCGAATGA
- a CDS encoding PDR/VanB family oxidoreductase produces MAARLEADAWPARGVRELTVVPVHRETFPRFVPGDHVHIQHGNGTRRDYSLIGPADDPSCYRIAIRRDDDGRGGSVLFHEELEVGDLLFVSYPQSGMRIDRTASHHVFVAGGIGVTAILGLLEGLPPGASSEIRYCVRHREHAAYLDVLQASGAEVILHESAAGGRLDVPALTAGLADDATVYCCGPEALMAEMAEAASRLHPDRVRCESFTGRVSAPGDRLGDSFEARLMLSEQVIHVAEDESLLQAMLRENVPVDYSCEGGACGSCVLEVVDGEIEHRDLCLSDEERGQSMAACVSRGKGAISVQA; encoded by the coding sequence ATGGCCGCTCGGCTTGAGGCGGATGCGTGGCCGGCGCGGGGGGTACGCGAACTCACCGTCGTTCCCGTCCACCGTGAGACGTTCCCGCGTTTCGTTCCCGGCGACCATGTCCACATCCAGCATGGGAACGGAACGAGGCGCGACTACTCGCTCATCGGACCCGCGGACGACCCCTCGTGCTACCGGATCGCCATCCGTAGGGACGATGACGGTCGCGGCGGTTCCGTCCTGTTCCACGAGGAACTAGAGGTCGGCGACCTGCTGTTCGTGTCCTACCCGCAAAGTGGTATGCGGATCGACCGCACCGCATCGCACCACGTGTTCGTCGCCGGCGGGATCGGAGTGACCGCGATTCTGGGGCTGCTGGAGGGGCTGCCGCCTGGCGCGTCGAGCGAGATCCGGTACTGCGTACGGCACCGTGAGCACGCCGCGTATCTCGATGTACTGCAAGCGTCGGGCGCCGAGGTCATCCTGCACGAGTCGGCCGCGGGTGGCCGGCTCGACGTGCCGGCACTGACAGCCGGGCTGGCTGACGACGCGACTGTGTACTGCTGCGGTCCCGAGGCCCTTATGGCCGAGATGGCCGAGGCGGCCAGCCGCCTCCATCCGGACCGAGTGCGCTGCGAGAGCTTCACGGGGCGGGTGAGTGCACCCGGTGACAGGCTCGGTGACTCGTTCGAAGCCCGGCTGATGCTGTCGGAGCAAGTGATCCATGTCGCGGAGGACGAGTCGCTGCTCCAGGCCATGTTGCGTGAGAACGTGCCCGTCGACTACTCGTGCGAGGGCGGCGCCTGCGGCAGCTGCGTGCTCGAAGTGGTCGACGGGGAGATCGAGCATCGCGACCTGTGCCTGAGTGACGAGGAGCG